CCCGCCGAGCGCGCTGCCCGGCACCAGGAAGCGGTGGCCCGGACCGTGCGCCATGCGCAGCAGGTGCGGGACGAGCAGGCCCACGAAGGTGATGATCCCGGCCACCGCGACCGCCGCCGCGGTGAGCAGCGCCACCACCAGGACCAGCGCCGCCCGCAGCCGCTCGACGTCCACGCCCAGGTGCCGGGCCGGCCGCTCGCCGAGCGCGAGCAGGTCGAGGCGGCGGGCGTACAGCGGGGCGACGGCCAGACCGAGCAGCGCGCAGGGCAGCACGGCGAGCACCTTCGGCCAGGTCGCCTGGGCCAGCGAGCCCAGCTGCCAGAAGGTGATCTGGGTGATCTGCGCGTTGTCCGCGAAGAAGACGAAGAGGCCGATGAGCGCGCCCGCGAAGGCGTTGACGGCGATGCCGGTCAGGATCAGGGTCACCACCTCCGTACGCCCGCCGGACCGCGACAGCGCGTACACCAGGCCCACCGTCAGCAGGCCCGCCGCGAACGCGCAGGCCGTCACGGTCCAGCCGCCCAGGAAGGAGAGGCCGAGCGCGATGGCCCCGACCGCGCCGACGGCCGCGCCCGCCGAGATGCCGATCACGCCGGGCTCGGCGAGCGGATTGCCGAACACGCCCTGCATCAGGGCGCCCGCGCAGCCGAGCGAGGCGCCGACCAGGAGGGCGAGGACGACCCGCGGGAAGCGGATGTTCCACAGCACGCTCTCCGCGGACCGGTCGAGCGGATGCCCGCCGAGGCCCACCCGGTGCCGCACGGAGGCGAGGACGTCGCCGAGCGGGATCTCGTACGCCCCGAGCCCGGCGGACAGCAGGGCGAGCAGCAGGAGCGCGCCCAGCAGGCACGCGGTCAGGGTGAGGGTCCGGCCGGGGCGGGTCCGGGCGACGGCGACCGGGGCCGCCTCCCGTACGGCCGTCACTTCGGCTCCCCGTACAGCTGGTCGACCAGGGACTTCAGCACCCGGTCGGTGCGCGGCCCGTAGGAGAGGAGCACCCCGTCGTCGACGGAGACGATCCGGCGGTCCTGCCCGGCCGGGGTCTCGGCGACGCCCGGGAGCCGGACGAGGCCGTCGACGCCGCCGACCGAGTCGAGTCCCTTGCTCATCACGAGGATCGCGTCGGGCGCGGCCTTGGCCAGGGCCTCGCTGGTCAGCGGGGTGAAGTCCTTGGTGAGCCCGGACTCCTTGCCCGCGTCGACGGCGCCGGCCGCCTCCAGGAGGGAGCTCGCGCCCGAGTCGGCGCCGCCGAGCAGATAGACGGCGGCCGAGCCGCGCACGTAGAGGAAGGCGACCCGGGGCTTCTTCGCGCGGGCGGGGACCGTCTTCCGTACGGCGTCGAGCCGGTCCCCGGTGCGCTGTTCGAGGGCGGTGCCGGAGTCGGGGACGCCGAGGGCGGCGGAGACCGCGCCGATCCGCGCGGAGACGTCCGCGAGGCGCTTGGCGGGCGCGACGACGACCAGCGGGACGCCGGCCTCGCGGATCCGGGCGACGGCCTCGGCCGGTCCGGTGGTGCTCTCGGCGAGCACCAGGGTGGGCCGCAGGGAGAGCACGCTCTCGGCGGAGACGTCGTGGGCGCGGGTCACCACCGGGAGTTCCGCGGCCTGTTCGAAGGTGGTCGTGACATCGCGGGCGACCACCCGGGGGCCGAGGCCGAGGGT
The DNA window shown above is from Streptomyces showdoensis and carries:
- a CDS encoding FecCD family ABC transporter permease, whose protein sequence is MTAVREAAPVAVARTRPGRTLTLTACLLGALLLLALLSAGLGAYEIPLGDVLASVRHRVGLGGHPLDRSAESVLWNIRFPRVVLALLVGASLGCAGALMQGVFGNPLAEPGVIGISAGAAVGAVGAIALGLSFLGGWTVTACAFAAGLLTVGLVYALSRSGGRTEVVTLILTGIAVNAFAGALIGLFVFFADNAQITQITFWQLGSLAQATWPKVLAVLPCALLGLAVAPLYARRLDLLALGERPARHLGVDVERLRAALVLVVALLTAAAVAVAGIITFVGLLVPHLLRMAHGPGHRFLVPGSALGGAVVLMAGDLAARTVAAPAELPLGVLTALIGSPFFFWLLRRTRRRHGGWA
- a CDS encoding heme/hemin ABC transporter substrate-binding protein, with product MRRPRRTRPPRPLRRAGTLVALLALALTASGCGPASPEGRPAVGTAGRSGPSAGSEGPDRVEPPAAPVQPRLPVTVASADGRRVTVTSTERIVPLSGSLSELVFTLGLGPRVVARDVTTTFEQAAELPVVTRAHDVSAESVLSLRPTLVLAESTTGPAEAVARIREAGVPLVVVAPAKRLADVSARIGAVSAALGVPDSGTALEQRTGDRLDAVRKTVPARAKKPRVAFLYVRGSAAVYLLGGADSGASSLLEAAGAVDAGKESGLTKDFTPLTSEALAKAAPDAILVMSKGLDSVGGVDGLVRLPGVAETPAGQDRRIVSVDDGVLLSYGPRTDRVLKSLVDQLYGEPK